A single window of Meiothermus sp. DNA harbors:
- a CDS encoding M3 family metallopeptidase translates to MSENPLLEIRYDIPFSAIQPQHIEPAIQTLLAQAEEELQAILRVEGPRTLENTLRPLDRLGEALSYAFTLVAHLESVVSSPELRAAYNAIIPPITAFSTKVQISDELYQALKDFAATPEAAQLSPDWARFLKLRLDEFRRQGADLPPDKKARLEALNTRLSEITTQFEQNLTDSTTDWELYLDETQVAGLPPSALEAARQSALSRGREGYRFTLQQPSYLALQTYLDDAQIRKQVYLAYHTRATEPGRDNRPLIEEILALRREKAALLGYANFADYVLENRMASKAETALRFEQDLRAAYEPHFRREIEALQAFRRVLEGPQAPPLEPWDIAYYAEKQRKALFDFDEEELRPYFALPRVLEGLFEIVRRVFGLEVHEVKGVDTWHPEVKTYEIYRNGQRICRFFTDWHPRENKRGGAWMNSLIRGVRQGEATEPHLGLMCGNLTPPVGDQPALLTHREVETVFHEFGHLLHLALSSVEARSLVGTQVARDFVELPSQIMENWCWEREALDLFARHYQTGEPIPEALFEKMLRARNHWAANLGMRQLSFGMLDLSLHVHYTPSDGDVMQYARQVMQPFMPAPLPEDYAFVAGFAHLFGHPVGYAAGYYSYKWSEVLDADAFSRFKAEGIFNRQTGEDFITHILSKGNAAEPAELFRRFLGRDPDPKALLARSGLLD, encoded by the coding sequence ATGTCGGAGAACCCCTTGCTGGAGATTCGCTACGATATCCCGTTTAGCGCTATCCAGCCTCAGCACATCGAGCCGGCCATTCAAACCCTGCTAGCCCAGGCGGAAGAAGAGCTTCAGGCCATCCTGCGGGTCGAAGGCCCCCGCACCCTGGAAAACACCCTGCGGCCTCTGGATCGGCTGGGCGAGGCGCTAAGCTACGCCTTTACCCTGGTAGCCCACCTCGAGAGCGTGGTCTCGAGCCCCGAGCTACGGGCCGCCTACAACGCCATCATCCCCCCCATCACCGCCTTCAGCACCAAGGTACAGATTTCCGATGAGCTGTATCAGGCGCTCAAGGACTTTGCTGCCACCCCCGAGGCCGCCCAGCTCTCCCCCGACTGGGCCCGTTTCCTCAAGCTGCGCTTAGACGAGTTCCGTCGCCAGGGGGCCGACCTCCCGCCCGACAAAAAGGCCCGCCTCGAGGCCCTCAACACCCGCCTTTCGGAGATCACCACCCAGTTCGAGCAAAACCTCACCGACTCCACCACCGACTGGGAGCTCTACCTGGACGAAACCCAGGTAGCCGGGCTGCCCCCAAGCGCCCTCGAGGCCGCCCGCCAAAGTGCGCTTTCCAGAGGACGGGAGGGCTACCGCTTCACCTTACAACAGCCCAGCTACCTGGCCCTGCAAACCTACCTAGACGACGCCCAGATACGAAAACAGGTCTACCTGGCCTACCACACCCGCGCCACCGAGCCAGGCCGCGACAACCGCCCGCTGATTGAAGAAATTCTGGCCCTGCGCCGCGAAAAGGCCGCGCTGCTGGGCTATGCCAACTTTGCCGACTACGTGCTGGAGAACCGCATGGCCAGCAAAGCCGAGACCGCCTTGCGTTTCGAGCAGGACTTGCGGGCCGCCTACGAGCCCCACTTCCGCCGGGAGATCGAAGCCTTGCAGGCCTTCCGGCGGGTACTCGAGGGCCCCCAGGCGCCGCCCCTGGAGCCCTGGGACATCGCCTACTACGCCGAAAAACAGCGCAAAGCGCTCTTCGACTTCGATGAAGAAGAGCTGCGCCCCTACTTTGCCCTGCCAAGGGTGCTCGAGGGGCTTTTTGAGATTGTGCGACGGGTGTTTGGGCTGGAGGTACACGAGGTAAAGGGCGTGGACACCTGGCACCCCGAGGTCAAGACCTACGAGATTTACCGCAATGGACAGCGCATCTGCCGCTTCTTCACCGACTGGCACCCCCGCGAGAACAAGCGCGGCGGGGCCTGGATGAACTCCCTCATCCGTGGGGTGCGCCAGGGCGAGGCCACCGAGCCCCACCTGGGCTTGATGTGCGGCAACCTGACCCCCCCAGTAGGCGACCAGCCCGCCCTCCTCACCCACCGCGAGGTCGAGACCGTCTTCCACGAGTTCGGCCATCTCTTGCACCTGGCCCTCTCGAGCGTCGAGGCGCGGAGCCTGGTAGGCACCCAGGTCGCCCGCGACTTTGTAGAGCTCCCCAGCCAGATTATGGAAAACTGGTGCTGGGAGCGCGAGGCCCTGGATCTGTTTGCCCGCCACTACCAGACCGGCGAGCCCATTCCAGAGGCACTTTTCGAAAAGATGCTACGGGCCCGCAATCACTGGGCCGCCAACCTGGGGATGCGGCAATTGTCCTTTGGCATGCTCGACCTCTCGCTGCACGTGCACTACACCCCCAGCGACGGCGACGTGATGCAGTATGCCCGGCAGGTGATGCAGCCTTTTATGCCGGCCCCCTTGCCCGAAGACTACGCTTTTGTGGCCGGGTTTGCCCACCTTTTTGGCCATCCGGTGGGCTATGCCGCAGGCTACTACTCCTACAAATGGTCGGAGGTGCTCGACGCCGATGCCTTCTCGCGCTTCAAGGCCGAGGGCATCTTCAACCGCCAGACCGGCGAGGACTTCATTACCCATATCCTGAGCAAGGGCAATGCCGCAGAGCCCGCCGAGCTCTTCCGCCGCTTCCTGGGCCGCGACCCCGACCCCAAGGCCCTGTTAGCCCGCTCGGGGTTGCTGGACTAG
- a CDS encoding LptF/LptG family permease: MTHLDRYILREAVPVFLFGLVLYVGFGLLSNILPRAQWMGTAELGSILKWLALQVPYAAVQAMPIAGLLAVMLAFGRLARENELLVMQAGGISVLRTARLFLVGGLLLSGLSLVLSEWVVPWANRATAVVYWNELIPERTPQFNLVGRELSVGEYTLRYEGFDPAQDRLQQVRLERWQGPTMTVILAQSARLQGSEIVFRDYKVFTLDFARLPLPEFATLEQAETGLQEVFRAQNIGPPGAELSVRLSRSREDLEAQYAGGGFEVPVSLSEWWRKLQDPRTSPRERREATAQWHSGIALALGNLMVLILALPIAVRRATSPGTALALALVLTIAYYVAFSTGKVLALSSPLPPELAAWGANLLGLVVGFWLGKGIYR, translated from the coding sequence ATGACCCACCTGGATCGTTACATTCTGCGCGAAGCCGTGCCGGTTTTTTTGTTCGGGCTGGTGCTGTATGTGGGCTTCGGCCTGCTCAGCAACATCCTGCCCAGGGCGCAGTGGATGGGCACCGCCGAGCTGGGCAGCATCCTCAAATGGTTGGCTTTGCAGGTACCGTATGCAGCGGTGCAGGCCATGCCCATCGCCGGACTGCTGGCGGTGATGCTGGCCTTTGGGCGACTGGCCCGGGAAAACGAGCTTCTGGTGATGCAAGCCGGCGGCATCTCGGTGCTGCGTACCGCCCGGCTCTTCTTGGTTGGAGGGCTCTTGCTAAGCGGGCTCTCGCTGGTGCTCTCGGAGTGGGTGGTGCCCTGGGCCAACCGAGCCACGGCGGTGGTGTACTGGAATGAGCTCATTCCCGAGCGCACCCCTCAATTCAACCTGGTGGGGCGCGAACTCTCGGTGGGTGAATACACCCTGCGCTATGAGGGCTTCGACCCGGCCCAAGACCGGCTGCAACAGGTGCGCCTCGAGCGCTGGCAGGGCCCCACCATGACCGTGATTCTGGCCCAGAGCGCCCGCTTGCAGGGCTCGGAGATCGTGTTTCGGGACTACAAGGTGTTTACCCTGGACTTTGCCCGCCTGCCCCTTCCCGAGTTTGCCACCCTCGAGCAAGCCGAAACCGGTTTGCAAGAGGTCTTCCGGGCCCAGAACATCGGCCCGCCCGGGGCCGAGCTCTCGGTACGGCTTTCCCGAAGCCGCGAAGACCTGGAAGCCCAGTACGCCGGGGGCGGTTTCGAGGTACCGGTCTCGCTCTCGGAGTGGTGGCGCAAGCTCCAAGACCCCCGCACTTCCCCGCGCGAACGGCGCGAGGCCACAGCCCAGTGGCACTCCGGCATTGCCCTGGCCCTGGGCAACCTGATGGTGCTCATCCTGGCCCTGCCCATTGCGGTACGTCGGGCCACCAGCCCCGGAACGGCCCTGGCCCTGGCCCTGGTGCTCACCATTGCCTACTACGTGGCTTTCAGCACCGGCAAGGTGCTGGCCCTCTCGAGCCCCCTGCCCCCCGAGCTGGCCGCCTGGGGTGCCAACCTGCTGGGCCTGGTGGTTGGCTTCTGGCTGGGGAAGGGCATCTATCGCTAA
- the phnE gene encoding phosphonate ABC transporter, permease protein PhnE, with product MTELLLYTLLGGVLAVLAGVAKGSMRRWIIGAGLALLVVFAAFPFSRARGFLSRDTIDPTLLGVVPVLPLLLLIPLGVLLALVLARRGGQAAGLGGVLGGVATLVAAGGWYLQPVQIAKLYPLEGLIELLLALGVAGSIALLSFSRPRQRVPILIGAVVAGVLAFFWFHTPQGGGAYLPKSLGYYKLLFPTPPTAQQEFAEAYNRALPELNAIRKELGQDELKPIQSLADLQGAIPQQASSEGYRLVQPATTQYGAFAVFFLAGLMLGAGLMQLRNASLQEPDDFRAGILIALVASFLIPAFDATEFDLNKLVVGWPFLQQFADKAWPPLLADPGAERYPLQEVLSQIAVTVQMALVGTFLAAIFAMPLSFLAARNVTSGTPLMRSVFYLTRLFLNVLRGVPTLIIALILVAAVGLGPFAGVMAIAIHSLTELGKLYSEAIENADKGPVEALESTGASGVNVVRWAILPQVLPLFVSYTVYNFEINFRSSLVLGLVGAGGIGYFINEKMASGQYDQMIVGVIAIVIVVNIIDFASSWLRSRLV from the coding sequence ATGACCGAGCTGCTCCTCTACACGCTTTTGGGTGGCGTACTGGCCGTGCTGGCGGGCGTGGCCAAAGGCTCCATGCGGCGCTGGATCATCGGTGCTGGACTGGCCTTGCTGGTGGTCTTTGCGGCCTTCCCCTTCAGCCGGGCCCGGGGCTTTTTGAGCCGCGATACCATAGACCCCACCCTGTTAGGGGTGGTGCCGGTTTTACCCTTGCTGCTGCTGATTCCGCTGGGGGTGCTGCTCGCGCTGGTGCTGGCCCGTCGGGGTGGGCAGGCGGCTGGGCTGGGCGGGGTGCTGGGTGGTGTCGCGACCCTGGTTGCCGCCGGTGGGTGGTACCTTCAGCCTGTACAGATTGCCAAACTCTATCCGCTCGAGGGCCTGATTGAGCTGCTCTTGGCCCTGGGGGTGGCGGGCTCCATCGCGCTCTTATCCTTCAGCCGCCCTCGGCAGCGTGTCCCCATCCTGATAGGGGCGGTTGTGGCGGGGGTGCTGGCCTTCTTTTGGTTCCACACCCCCCAGGGGGGCGGGGCCTACCTGCCCAAAAGCCTGGGCTATTACAAGCTGCTCTTTCCCACACCCCCCACTGCCCAGCAAGAATTTGCCGAGGCCTATAACCGGGCGTTGCCCGAGCTTAACGCCATCCGCAAAGAACTGGGTCAGGACGAGCTGAAGCCCATTCAGAGCCTGGCCGACCTGCAAGGGGCCATTCCCCAGCAAGCCTCGAGCGAGGGTTACCGCCTGGTACAGCCGGCCACCACCCAGTACGGGGCCTTTGCAGTCTTCTTCCTGGCAGGCTTGATGTTGGGGGCCGGGCTCATGCAACTGCGCAACGCCAGTTTGCAGGAGCCCGACGACTTCCGTGCCGGCATCCTGATTGCCCTGGTGGCGAGCTTTCTGATTCCGGCCTTTGATGCCACCGAGTTCGATCTGAACAAGCTGGTGGTGGGCTGGCCCTTCTTGCAGCAGTTTGCCGACAAAGCCTGGCCGCCCTTGCTGGCCGACCCAGGTGCCGAGCGCTATCCCCTGCAGGAAGTCTTGAGCCAGATTGCGGTCACGGTGCAGATGGCCCTGGTGGGCACCTTCCTGGCCGCCATCTTTGCCATGCCCCTTTCGTTTCTGGCTGCCCGCAACGTGACCTCGGGTACACCCCTAATGCGCTCGGTGTTCTATCTGACCCGCCTCTTCTTAAACGTGCTGCGGGGGGTTCCGACCCTGATTATTGCCCTGATCCTGGTGGCGGCAGTGGGGTTGGGACCTTTTGCGGGGGTCATGGCCATCGCCATCCACTCCCTCACCGAGCTGGGCAAGCTCTACTCGGAGGCCATCGAGAACGCCGACAAGGGGCCTGTTGAGGCCCTCGAGTCCACCGGTGCTTCGGGGGTGAACGTGGTGCGCTGGGCCATTTTGCCCCAGGTCTTGCCGCTGTTTGTGTCCTATACGGTCTACAATTTCGAGATCAACTTCCGCTCCTCGCTGGTGCTGGGGCTGGTAGGGGCCGGGGGCATCGGCTACTTCATCAACGAAAAGATGGCCTCGGGGCAGTACGACCAGATGATCGTGGGGGTGATTGCGATTGTGATTGTGGTGAATATCATCGACTTTGCTTCTTCGTGGTTGCGTAGCCGGCTGGTTTGA
- a CDS encoding phosphate/phosphite/phosphonate ABC transporter substrate-binding protein, which yields MKRSLLLILALLALGLSVGFAQNPVKVRIGFNPTQNSDQLRPAAQAIADYLERRFQGAIEVEIFIPTEYRGLIEAMRGGNLDFAFFPPDGYVIANQDVGAQVLLKSVRGTSPFYWSAIIVRKDSGIKNLQGLDGKSIAWVDKNSAAGYVFPRAAVVGAGLDPDKLFAKQTFAGRHDACVLAVLNKSVDACATFANDTRNKSGAWTQFLKPEEAAQLTAIFYSKPIPGDTFSVSKQFYAKNPTLSRGIAAALQGIRTPENKLLFNLYRIDYMIPAQDSDYDVVRQARKVAGQ from the coding sequence ATGAAACGTAGCTTGCTTCTCATACTGGCTTTGTTGGCGCTGGGTCTGTCGGTTGGTTTCGCGCAGAACCCGGTCAAAGTACGCATCGGCTTCAACCCCACCCAGAACTCCGACCAGCTTCGTCCGGCGGCCCAGGCCATCGCGGACTACCTCGAGCGCCGCTTCCAGGGGGCCATCGAGGTGGAAATCTTCATCCCCACCGAGTACCGCGGCCTGATCGAGGCCATGCGCGGCGGCAACCTCGACTTTGCCTTCTTCCCGCCCGATGGCTATGTGATTGCCAACCAGGATGTAGGGGCCCAGGTGCTCCTGAAGAGCGTGCGTGGCACCAGCCCCTTCTACTGGAGCGCCATCATTGTGCGCAAGGACTCGGGCATCAAGAACCTCCAGGGTCTTGACGGCAAAAGCATCGCCTGGGTGGACAAGAACTCGGCGGCGGGGTATGTCTTCCCCCGCGCGGCGGTGGTAGGGGCCGGCCTCGACCCGGACAAACTCTTTGCCAAGCAGACCTTTGCCGGGCGCCATGATGCCTGCGTGCTGGCCGTGCTCAACAAATCGGTGGATGCCTGCGCCACCTTCGCCAACGATACCCGCAACAAGAGCGGGGCCTGGACGCAGTTCCTCAAGCCCGAGGAAGCCGCCCAGCTGACGGCCATCTTCTACTCCAAGCCCATCCCCGGCGACACTTTCTCGGTTTCCAAGCAGTTTTATGCCAAGAACCCCACCCTATCGCGTGGCATTGCGGCGGCCTTGCAGGGTATTAGAACCCCTGAAAACAAGCTCCTGTTCAACCTCTACCGCATCGACTACATGATTCCGGCCCAGGACTCCGACTACGATGTGGTGCGGCAGGCCCGCAAAGTGGCTGGTCAGTAA
- a CDS encoding HAD family phosphatase translates to MQALIFDFDGTILDTESTEFQAWQEVYQEYGAELSLDYWLPFVGNNSIPFDPAGHLEKLVGKPLDKQSIEDWVGQRKQSLNQSLKPLPGVLDYLEAAQAMGLKLAVASSSRRAWVEGHLERLGLLSYFQVIRTKEDVALTKPDPALFLRAAEGLGVPPRETIVLEDSQNGVRAARFAGAFTVAVPNALTRHLDLSQANLLLESLGDLPLWDLLPIARQWGRTRLPTV, encoded by the coding sequence ATGCAAGCCCTGATCTTCGATTTCGACGGTACCATACTCGACACCGAAAGCACCGAGTTTCAGGCCTGGCAGGAGGTTTATCAGGAATACGGGGCCGAGCTTTCGCTGGACTACTGGCTTCCTTTTGTGGGCAACAACTCGATTCCTTTCGACCCTGCGGGCCACCTGGAAAAGCTGGTAGGCAAACCACTGGACAAGCAAAGCATCGAAGACTGGGTTGGGCAGCGCAAACAATCCCTCAACCAGTCGCTAAAACCCCTGCCGGGGGTGCTGGACTACCTCGAGGCCGCCCAGGCGATGGGTCTGAAGCTGGCGGTGGCCAGCAGCTCGAGGCGGGCCTGGGTGGAAGGACACCTGGAGCGACTGGGGTTGCTGTCGTACTTCCAGGTCATCCGCACCAAGGAAGACGTGGCCCTGACCAAGCCCGACCCGGCCCTCTTTTTGCGGGCTGCCGAAGGGCTCGGGGTACCGCCCCGAGAAACCATTGTGCTCGAGGACTCCCAGAACGGGGTACGGGCGGCCAGGTTCGCGGGGGCCTTTACGGTGGCCGTTCCCAATGCCCTCACCCGGCACCTGGACTTGAGCCAGGCCAATCTGCTGCTAGAGAGCCTTGGTGACCTGCCGTTGTGGGATCTGCTGCCCATAGCACGGCAGTGGGGCCGCACCCGGCTACCCACCGTTTAG
- a CDS encoding type IV pilus twitching motility protein PilT has product MTKAPDIVDLLNLAVDRNSSDLVITVGLPPMIKIDGEFHPTEYEPLTPQETRRLTYALMDEKQQRVFEEEKELDFSFSLPGKGRFRVNIFLQRGSVGGVLRVVPSNVKSFEELGLPKNVADIAMNPRGLVLVTGPTGSGKSTTLASMIDYINERKRCHIVTIEDPIEFFHRHKSSIINQREIGSDTHGFDKALRSVLRQAPDVILVGEMRDYETISAAITAAETGHLVMGTLHTNSAPETIDRIIDVFPESQQEQVRVQLSNNLVAVLTQQLLPKAFGGGRVLAYELMIATPAVRALIREGKSHQLVSVIQTGGQYGMITMDAYLADLYKRKLITYEMGQSRAVDPKEFARLAGAGSPTPQPAGSRRL; this is encoded by the coding sequence ATGACCAAAGCCCCGGATATCGTAGATTTGCTCAACCTGGCCGTAGATCGGAACTCGAGCGACCTGGTCATCACGGTCGGTCTACCCCCCATGATTAAAATTGACGGTGAGTTCCATCCCACCGAGTACGAACCCCTCACCCCGCAGGAAACCCGCCGTCTGACCTATGCCCTGATGGACGAAAAGCAGCAGCGGGTCTTCGAAGAGGAGAAGGAACTCGACTTCTCCTTTAGCCTGCCCGGTAAGGGCCGCTTCCGCGTGAATATCTTCTTGCAGCGCGGTAGCGTGGGTGGGGTATTGCGGGTGGTGCCTTCCAACGTCAAGAGCTTTGAGGAACTGGGCCTGCCGAAGAACGTGGCCGACATCGCCATGAACCCGCGTGGTCTGGTGCTGGTGACCGGGCCTACCGGCTCGGGGAAGTCTACTACCCTGGCCTCGATGATCGACTACATCAACGAGCGCAAGCGCTGCCACATCGTCACCATCGAAGACCCCATCGAGTTTTTCCATCGTCACAAATCCTCCATCATCAACCAGCGCGAAATTGGTTCCGATACCCACGGCTTCGACAAGGCCCTGCGGTCGGTGTTGCGCCAGGCGCCGGACGTAATCCTGGTGGGAGAGATGCGCGACTACGAAACCATATCTGCTGCCATCACCGCTGCCGAGACCGGCCACCTGGTGATGGGCACCCTGCATACCAACAGCGCCCCCGAGACCATCGACCGGATCATCGACGTGTTTCCGGAGTCGCAACAAGAGCAGGTGCGGGTACAGCTTTCCAACAACCTGGTGGCAGTGCTTACCCAGCAGCTTTTGCCAAAGGCCTTTGGCGGTGGGCGGGTGCTGGCCTACGAACTCATGATTGCCACCCCGGCGGTGCGGGCCCTCATCCGCGAAGGTAAGAGCCACCAGCTTGTGAGCGTGATCCAAACCGGTGGACAGTACGGCATGATCACCATGGACGCCTATCTGGCCGACTTGTATAAGCGCAAGCTGATCACCTACGAGATGGGACAGTCGCGTGCGGTTGACCCGAAGGAGTTTGCCCGTCTGGCAGGCGCCGGTAGCCCCACGCCTCAGCCTGCAGGCTCGCGCCGTTTGTAG
- a CDS encoding N-acetylmuramoyl-L-alanine amidase, which produces MRLLAFLMVILAPALAFPRLGLHEGYTRLVFDLEAKTQYQITQTPDTLTLRLIGMTPAASDTDVGSPQVASYQVVPAAGGATVFVRLRPNVEVKTSELNDGNRRRLVVDVVSATRPPQSPPQTSSRPEPPKPRTQPKIVVIDAGHGGIDPGAVGFVVEKEVTLDMALRLRQLLQKEGIEVILTRSSDTHLSPDKATDLGLRAEMAHSKRNLFVSIHVNSASNPAQGLETYYFGHSIDPGLLAQVIRENGGGELGRRLTREAQSVGERLVRDLIAQSNLKFSRQLAHLVHGAMLQATGAVDRGVRQAPFYVIRNARIPAILVEVGFANHPEEGRRLQTSAYRQALAEALARGILRFLNGG; this is translated from the coding sequence ATGCGGCTATTGGCCTTCCTGATGGTAATTCTGGCTCCGGCTTTGGCTTTTCCCAGACTGGGCCTGCACGAAGGCTACACCCGACTGGTGTTCGATCTCGAGGCCAAAACGCAGTACCAGATTACCCAGACGCCCGACACCCTGACCCTTCGCCTGATTGGCATGACCCCTGCCGCCAGCGATACCGATGTCGGTTCGCCGCAGGTCGCCTCCTACCAGGTGGTGCCCGCGGCGGGGGGTGCCACGGTGTTTGTTCGCTTGCGCCCCAACGTAGAGGTCAAAACCTCGGAGCTAAACGATGGCAACCGGCGGCGCCTGGTGGTGGATGTGGTGAGCGCGACCCGACCCCCGCAGAGCCCACCCCAGACCAGCTCTCGTCCAGAGCCCCCTAAGCCTCGCACCCAGCCCAAGATTGTGGTCATTGACGCCGGGCATGGGGGCATAGACCCCGGCGCGGTGGGTTTTGTGGTGGAAAAAGAGGTCACCCTCGACATGGCCTTGCGCTTGCGGCAATTGCTACAAAAAGAAGGCATCGAGGTGATCCTTACCCGTAGCAGCGACACCCATCTTTCCCCCGACAAGGCCACCGATCTGGGCTTGCGGGCCGAGATGGCCCACTCCAAGCGCAACCTGTTCGTTTCTATTCACGTCAACAGTGCTTCCAATCCGGCCCAGGGCCTCGAGACCTACTATTTTGGCCACTCCATTGACCCCGGCCTGCTGGCCCAGGTGATCCGCGAAAACGGCGGGGGCGAGCTGGGCCGTCGCCTGACCCGCGAGGCCCAGAGCGTGGGCGAGCGGCTGGTGCGCGATCTGATCGCCCAGTCCAACCTCAAGTTTTCGCGCCAGCTGGCCCATCTGGTGCATGGCGCTATGCTCCAGGCCACCGGCGCGGTAGACCGGGGGGTACGCCAGGCGCCCTTCTACGTGATCCGTAATGCCCGCATCCCCGCCATTCTGGTCGAGGTCGGCTTTGCCAACCACCCCGAGGAGGGCCGCCGCCTCCAAACCAGTGCCTACCGTCAAGCCCTGGCCGAGGCCCTGGCCCGGGGCATCCTGCGCTTCCTAAACGGTGGGTAG
- a CDS encoding DegT/DnrJ/EryC1/StrS aminotransferase family protein: protein MIPILDLKQEYLELKSEIDAAVERVLASGGFVGGPEVAALESELAAYLKVPYVVTCGSGTDALFIALRAMGMGPGDEVITTPFTFIATLEAILHAGARPVLVDIDPRHFNLNPALLASALTPRTRAVLPVHLYGQVAPMQEIRAFAQQHGLKVLEDAAQAIGARYCATGCQHPVGRACDCPHPMAGTLGDAGAFSFYPTKNLGAYGDGGFIATHSEAMAEESRLLAAHGSKVRYHHVRPAGYTSRLDALQAAILRVKLPHLETWNARRRQIAQIYHQGLRDKVQVPCEMPYALHIYHQYTIRHPERDRLAAHLKEQGIGSSVHYPLPAHLQPAYRDLAPEGTLPAAEAAAREVLSLPMHPFLEEAQIEAVIRAVRTCT, encoded by the coding sequence ATGATTCCGATATTGGATCTGAAGCAAGAGTACCTCGAGCTCAAAAGTGAAATTGATGCCGCTGTGGAACGGGTGCTGGCATCGGGCGGGTTTGTGGGGGGCCCCGAGGTGGCCGCCCTGGAAAGCGAGCTGGCAGCTTATCTGAAGGTGCCCTATGTGGTGACATGCGGCTCTGGCACCGATGCGCTCTTCATTGCCCTTAGGGCCATGGGCATGGGGCCGGGGGATGAGGTCATTACTACCCCCTTTACCTTCATTGCCACCCTCGAGGCCATCCTGCACGCCGGGGCCCGGCCGGTGCTGGTGGACATCGACCCTCGGCACTTCAACCTAAACCCCGCACTGCTGGCTTCAGCCCTCACCCCGCGCACCCGGGCCGTTTTGCCGGTGCACCTGTACGGACAGGTGGCGCCCATGCAAGAGATTCGGGCCTTTGCGCAGCAACACGGCCTGAAGGTGCTGGAAGATGCCGCGCAGGCCATTGGCGCCCGCTACTGCGCTACCGGCTGCCAGCACCCGGTAGGCCGGGCCTGCGACTGCCCCCATCCCATGGCCGGCACCCTGGGCGATGCCGGGGCCTTCAGCTTCTACCCCACCAAGAACCTGGGGGCCTATGGCGACGGGGGCTTTATTGCCACCCACAGCGAGGCCATGGCCGAAGAGTCGCGCCTGCTGGCCGCTCATGGTTCCAAAGTGCGTTACCACCATGTACGGCCCGCCGGCTACACCTCGAGGCTCGACGCCCTGCAGGCGGCCATCCTGCGGGTGAAGCTCCCCCACCTGGAAACCTGGAACGCCCGCCGCCGACAGATTGCCCAGATCTACCACCAGGGGCTTCGGGACAAGGTGCAGGTTCCCTGCGAGATGCCCTACGCGCTGCACATCTACCACCAGTACACCATCCGCCACCCCGAGCGCGACCGGCTGGCCGCCCACCTCAAAGAACAGGGCATCGGCAGCAGCGTCCACTACCCCCTTCCGGCACACCTCCAACCGGCCTACCGCGACCTAGCCCCCGAGGGCACCCTTCCCGCTGCCGAGGCCGCGGCCCGCGAGGTACTGAGCCTGCCCATGCACCCCTTCTTGGAAGAAGCTCAGATAGAGGCGGTGATTCGGGCGGTTCGAACCTGTACCTAG
- the phnC gene encoding phosphonate ABC transporter ATP-binding protein: MIEVRNLNQTFQTAKGPLQVLMDINLDIPQGDFVAVIGRSGAGKSTFLRTLNGLLIPTTGSVVVNGTDITRLPKRELQKYRRTVGFIFQQFNLVNRLSTLDNVLHGRLGYLPTWRGLLGLYGEADYRIARQQLGRVDLAAKENARVDSLSGGQQQRVAIARAMAQQPTLMLADEPAANLDPVLSEEVMRTLKRFNEQDGVTVVINIHALDLALKYAKRIVAFKRGRVVFDGLPTELSEDVVDDLYERKEMLA; encoded by the coding sequence ATGATTGAAGTTCGCAACCTCAACCAGACCTTCCAGACCGCCAAGGGGCCGCTCCAGGTGCTGATGGATATCAACTTGGACATTCCCCAGGGCGACTTTGTGGCCGTGATTGGCCGCTCGGGGGCCGGCAAGAGCACCTTCTTGCGCACCCTAAACGGATTGCTAATTCCCACCACTGGCTCGGTGGTGGTGAACGGCACCGACATCACCCGGCTGCCCAAGCGTGAGCTGCAAAAGTACCGCCGCACGGTGGGCTTTATCTTTCAGCAGTTCAACCTGGTCAACCGCCTGAGTACCCTGGACAACGTTTTGCATGGCCGCCTGGGCTACCTCCCGACCTGGCGTGGCTTGCTGGGCCTGTACGGCGAGGCCGATTACCGGATTGCCCGGCAGCAGCTGGGGCGCGTGGATCTGGCGGCGAAGGAAAACGCTCGAGTGGACTCGCTCTCGGGGGGGCAGCAACAGCGGGTGGCCATTGCCCGGGCCATGGCCCAGCAACCTACCCTGATGCTGGCCGACGAGCCCGCCGCCAACCTCGACCCGGTGCTCTCGGAGGAGGTCATGCGTACCCTCAAGCGCTTCAACGAGCAGGACGGGGTAACGGTGGTGATCAACATTCACGCCCTCGACCTGGCCCTCAAGTACGCCAAACGCATCGTCGCCTTCAAGCGGGGGCGGGTGGTGTTCGATGGGCTGCCCACCGAACTATCCGAAGACGTGGTAGACGACCTCTACGAACGTAAGGAGATGCTGGCATGA